The Vicia villosa cultivar HV-30 ecotype Madison, WI linkage group LG1, Vvil1.0, whole genome shotgun sequence genome includes a region encoding these proteins:
- the LOC131594992 gene encoding uncharacterized protein LOC131594992, producing the protein MARGREPPKKKVPSLVNQPLTRSDERESSAGGKQGEFLIEMETEKPVEGTTKKKEEDPKIQHPTPKKLWVDVISGNMLPTNGMAIGFVAPNVVEGKDLSMNAVKQFMSRSWNHVKQPDIYYHDTGYFLLRFHSYDDRDTILASGPYSIYNSPMVLKEWVAYFDIKRDMMRTLPIWVKLPNLPLSLWGPKSLSKIGSALGTPLFTDECRTSKLRVSYARILVEMDITQKPKESIIIKDNERKHINQAVELEWKPKYCDECQQIGHQCTRK; encoded by the exons ATGGCTCGGGGGAGGGAGCCACCAAAAAAGAAGGTTCCCTCTCTTGTGAATCAACCACTGACACGGAGCGATGAAAGGGAAAGCAGCGCTGGTGGCAAACAGGGTGAGTTCCTGATTGAAATGGAGACTGAGAAACCTGTGGAAGGCACaacaaagaagaaggaagaagaccCAAAGATTCAGCACCCTACACCAAAGAAACTATGGGTGGATGTAATTAGTGGAAACATGTTACCAACTAACGGAATGGCTATAGGGTTTGTAGCTCCGAACGTTGTAGAAG GCAAAGACCTGAGTATGAATGCCGTCAAACAATTTATGAGTCGAAGCTGGAATCACGTGAAACAACCTGACATCTATTACCATGACACAGGCTATTTTCTGTTGAGATTCCACTCCTATGATGATAGAGACACCATACTGGCGAGTGGACCATATTCAATTTACAATTCCCCTATGGTGCTCAAAGAATGGGTCGCATATTTTGATATTAAGAGAGACATGATGAGAACACTACCAATTTGGGTTAAGCTACCAAATTTGCCACTCTCGCTTTGGGGTCCAAAAAGCTTAAGCAAAATTGGGAGTGCCCTTGGTACCCCTCTATTCACTGACGAATGCAGAACTAGCAAACTGCGGGTCTCGTATGCACGTATTCTAGTTGAAATGGATATCACGCAGAAGCCAAAGGAGAGCATAATCATTAAGGATAATGAGAGGAAACATATCAACCAGGCAGTGGAACTTGAATGGAAACCGAAATACTGTGACGAATGTCAACAAATAGGCCACCAATGTACACGGAAATAG